In a genomic window of Lonchura striata isolate bLonStr1 chromosome 4, bLonStr1.mat, whole genome shotgun sequence:
- the HAND2 gene encoding heart- and neural crest derivatives-expressed protein 2: MSLVGGFPHHPVVHHEGYPFAAAAAAAAAAATRCGHEENPYFHGWLISSHPEMSPPDYSMALSYSPEYANGAPGMDHSHYGGVPPGNGPPGLGGPRPVKRRGTANRKERRRTQSINSAFAELRECIPNVPADTKLSKIKTLRLATSYIAYLMDLLAKDDQNGEAEAFKAEIKKTDVKEEKRKKELNEILKSTVSSNDKKTKGRTGWPQHVWALELKQ, encoded by the exons ATGAGTCTAGTGGGCGGCTTCCCCCACCACCCGGTGGTGCACCATGAGGGCTACCCTttcgctgccgccgccgctgccgctgccgccgccgccacccGCTGTGGCCACGAGGAGAACCCCTACTTCCACGGCTGGCTCATCAGCAGCCACCCGGAGATGTCTCCCCCCGACTACAGCATGGCTCTGTCCTACAGCCCTGAGTACGCCAACGGGGCGCCGGGCATGGACCACTCCCATTACGGGGGGGTGCCGCCCGGGAACGGCCCGCCCGGGCTCGGGGGGCCCCGGCCGGTGAAACGCAGGGGCACGGCGAACCGCAAGGAGCGGCGCAGGACTCAGAGCATCAACAGCGCCTTCGCGGAGCTGAGGGAGTGCATCCCGAACGTGCCCGCAGACACCAAGCTCTCCAAGATCAAAACCCTCCGTCTGGCCACCAGCTACATCGCCTACCTCATGGACCTGCTGGCGAAGGACGACCAGAACGGGGAGGCGGAGGCTTTCAAGGCAGAGATCAAGAAGACAGACGTgaaggaagagaagaggaagaaagagctG AACGAAATCTTGAAAAGCACAGTTAGCAGCAACGATAAGAAAACCAAAGGGAGGACTGGCTGGCCGCAGCATGTCTGGGCTTTGGAGCTCAAGCAGTGA